Proteins from a genomic interval of Treponema brennaborense DSM 12168:
- a CDS encoding flagellin: MVINHNMSAMYSNRQLGVTNLGLQKDMEKLSSGMKINRAGDDASGLAVSEKMRSQIRGLNQASQNASNGISFIQTTEGYLQETTDIMQRLRELAVQSSNGIYTDEDRMQIQVEVSQLVAEVDRIASTAQFNGMNMLTGRFAQPTGENSVTASMWLHIGANMDQRMSVYIGTMTATALGVRQLGDESIISLAAPDDANRAIGTIDEALKKINKQRADLGGYQNRLDYAVKGIDIASENMQASESRIRDTDMAKQMVEFTKNQVLSQAGTAMLAQANTQSQNVLSLLR; encoded by the coding sequence ATGGTTATCAACCACAACATGTCAGCTATGTATTCCAATCGTCAGCTCGGAGTTACCAATCTGGGTCTGCAGAAGGATATGGAAAAACTTTCATCCGGCATGAAAATCAACCGGGCTGGCGACGACGCATCTGGACTTGCGGTATCTGAAAAGATGAGAAGCCAGATCCGTGGTTTGAACCAGGCTTCACAGAACGCTTCAAACGGTATCAGTTTCATTCAGACGACCGAAGGTTATCTGCAGGAAACCACCGATATCATGCAGCGTCTGCGCGAGCTTGCCGTTCAGTCTTCCAACGGTATTTATACCGACGAAGACCGCATGCAGATTCAGGTTGAAGTTTCACAGCTTGTTGCTGAAGTCGACCGCATTGCGAGTACCGCACAGTTTAACGGTATGAACATGCTCACGGGTCGTTTCGCACAGCCTACGGGTGAAAATTCCGTAACCGCTTCAATGTGGCTCCATATCGGTGCTAACATGGATCAGCGCATGAGCGTGTATATCGGCACAATGACCGCTACCGCTCTGGGCGTCCGTCAGCTCGGCGACGAATCGATCATCAGTCTGGCAGCTCCGGATGATGCCAACCGCGCAATCGGTACAATTGACGAAGCGCTGAAAAAGATCAACAAGCAGCGCGCAGATCTGGGTGGATACCAGAACCGTCTTGATTATGCAGTAAAGGGCATTGATATTGCCTCTGAAAACATGCAGGCCTCCGAATCACGCATCCGTGATACGGATATGGCAAAACAGATGGTCGAATTCACGAAAAACCAGGTTCTGTCACAGGCTGGAACTGCAATGCTGGCTCAGGCCAATACGCAGTCTCAGAACGTGTTGTCATTGCTCAGATAG
- a CDS encoding class I SAM-dependent methyltransferase has protein sequence MQFRTCVFCESVSVRRFDLKTKRTLRGFSYCADCGGIAVLPEYFLPLQEQRERYLKHRNSLADSGYKRFLCSFLEVVFAFNGGVCVHAASILDYGSGPEPALVQLLCESAAGGAGVRPAALPFLEQTRVVTGWDPFFAPDLPETDRAVAAAVSSSAMPEAADGFDLVTCLEVVEHFEQPQRGFAGIASRCKPGGYAAIGTLPIPADFPIPDGFSSWWYKDDRTHVSFYTEKAIAACGARAGLLYEGMASPRVFMFKKPPA, from the coding sequence ATGCAATTCCGTACCTGTGTCTTTTGTGAAAGTGTTTCGGTACGCCGTTTTGACCTCAAAACCAAGCGCACGCTTCGCGGTTTTTCGTACTGCGCCGATTGCGGCGGGATCGCCGTATTACCCGAATATTTTCTTCCGCTTCAGGAACAGCGCGAGCGTTATCTGAAGCACCGCAACTCGCTTGCCGATTCCGGCTACAAGCGCTTCCTTTGCAGTTTTCTGGAGGTCGTTTTTGCTTTCAACGGTGGAGTCTGCGTTCACGCCGCTTCGATTTTGGATTACGGCAGCGGGCCCGAGCCGGCGCTGGTGCAGCTGCTGTGTGAGTCGGCGGCCGGCGGAGCGGGAGTCCGGCCGGCTGCTTTGCCTTTTTTGGAGCAGACGCGCGTCGTTACCGGCTGGGATCCGTTTTTTGCCCCGGACCTGCCTGAAACCGACAGGGCTGTTGCGGCTGCGGTTTCTTCTTCCGCGATGCCGGAAGCTGCCGACGGCTTTGATTTGGTAACCTGCCTTGAAGTTGTCGAACATTTCGAGCAGCCGCAGCGCGGGTTCGCCGGAATTGCTTCACGGTGCAAGCCCGGCGGATACGCGGCGATCGGTACGCTTCCGATACCGGCGGACTTTCCGATTCCGGACGGTTTTTCATCGTGGTGGTACAAGGACGACCGTACGCACGTGTCGTTTTATACGGAAAAAGCGATCGCGGCCTGCGGTGCACGGGCCGGTCTTTTATACGAGGGGATGGCGTCGCCGCGTGTTTTCATGTTCAAAAAGCCGCCGGCATAG
- a CDS encoding DHH family phosphoesterase — translation MKIISDTQVSLFKAFVESHDSFVIAGHKEPDGDCISSSLGTAAILDSFKKTYQLLSAGPFKRPELKEYEKRFAKQIVPRRTAQNERKPALVIVDCSETERLGDILPPDDISDDFSKYDVFIIDHHKTSEDASGNSIIEPTAPATACLVQQLYEKLVGTPDAETAKLLFFGLATDTGYFRFLGNESAEVFHAAARLVEAGADPRLIYEHMQGGKPYNTRKLLGIMLSRAEQKFGGKLLITYETMEDTRRYGMEGRDSDSLYQLLSAVDGVQAVVFVRQETERSCTIGLRSKDAIDVSAIAATFGGGGHKNAAGCSTPGTLDVIIPKILQEFTKYF, via the coding sequence ATGAAAATCATCAGTGACACGCAAGTCTCGCTCTTCAAGGCGTTCGTCGAATCGCACGACTCGTTCGTGATCGCGGGGCATAAAGAACCCGACGGCGACTGCATATCTTCGTCGCTGGGAACGGCGGCGATCCTCGATTCGTTTAAAAAAACGTATCAGCTGCTTTCGGCGGGCCCGTTCAAACGTCCTGAATTGAAAGAATACGAAAAACGATTTGCAAAACAGATTGTTCCCCGGAGAACGGCACAAAACGAGCGCAAACCGGCGCTCGTCATCGTCGACTGTTCGGAAACGGAACGGTTGGGCGACATCCTGCCGCCGGACGATATTTCCGATGATTTTTCCAAATACGACGTTTTTATCATCGATCATCACAAAACGTCCGAAGACGCAAGCGGCAATTCGATCATAGAACCGACGGCGCCCGCGACCGCCTGTCTCGTTCAGCAGCTGTATGAAAAACTCGTCGGCACACCCGACGCGGAAACGGCGAAGCTGCTGTTTTTCGGGCTGGCGACGGATACCGGTTATTTCAGGTTTTTGGGAAACGAATCGGCCGAAGTATTTCACGCGGCGGCGCGGCTCGTAGAAGCGGGTGCGGATCCGCGGCTCATATATGAACACATGCAGGGCGGCAAACCGTACAACACGCGAAAACTCCTCGGCATCATGCTCAGCCGGGCCGAACAGAAATTCGGCGGCAAACTGCTCATTACGTATGAAACGATGGAAGACACTCGCCGCTACGGAATGGAAGGCCGTGATTCAGACAGTCTGTATCAGCTGCTGTCGGCGGTAGACGGCGTACAGGCAGTCGTCTTCGTCCGGCAGGAAACGGAGCGGTCCTGTACCATCGGACTCCGCTCGAAAGACGCCATCGACGTGAGTGCAATCGCGGCGACGTTCGGCGGCGGCGGACATAAAAACGCGGCGGGATGCAGCACGCCGGGGACGCTCGACGTTATAATTCCCAAGATTTTACAAGAATTTACAAAATACTTTTAA
- a CDS encoding M24 family metallopeptidase — MRFIEEIRNAVARESADSVSDGWLFTDFAGRDSFTRSLLHLPPAAVATRRWIYLVLKNGSAVKIVHTIEPHVLDTLPADEVYTYASREELLSVLRRFSGQTFAAQCDANIPVISTIDGGFMQLLGQAGIAAVSAAPLIQRCRGLLSDAAVASHERAAALLYKIVSETWRFISERYAAKRELTEGDVASFILERFLAYALTTDHAPIVAFGVHTADPHYEVPASGGAAAREGDVIQLDLWAKERIADDGAGNRTADAAVYADISWVGIYGTHVPAHIAQPFETLCRARDSVKERLERAAAENSTVTGSELDALARSVLSGGGFAPYIKHRTGHGIDGRCHGSGVNLDSVEFPDTRRILPGSCFSVEPGLYFADFGMRTELNIYITQEGFPVISGMKYGARTIEALPSFPQRELLLAKDFPNENHQ, encoded by the coding sequence ATGCGTTTTATAGAAGAAATACGAAATGCCGTAGCACGTGAGTCAGCCGATTCGGTTTCGGACGGCTGGCTTTTTACCGACTTCGCAGGCAGGGATTCGTTTACGCGGTCCCTGCTGCATCTGCCGCCGGCGGCGGTTGCCACCCGCCGCTGGATATATCTCGTCCTGAAAAACGGATCCGCCGTTAAAATCGTACATACAATCGAACCGCACGTACTTGACACACTGCCGGCCGACGAGGTGTATACGTATGCTTCCCGGGAGGAATTACTGTCCGTTCTGCGGCGTTTTTCAGGGCAGACGTTTGCCGCACAATGCGACGCGAATATTCCCGTCATATCGACCATTGACGGCGGTTTTATGCAGTTGCTCGGACAGGCCGGCATAGCTGCGGTCAGCGCGGCGCCGCTCATACAAAGATGCAGAGGATTATTGTCGGACGCCGCCGTTGCAAGCCACGAACGGGCGGCCGCGTTACTCTATAAAATCGTATCTGAAACATGGCGTTTCATTTCGGAACGGTATGCGGCGAAACGGGAACTGACCGAAGGCGACGTCGCTTCGTTCATACTCGAACGGTTTCTTGCGTACGCGCTTACCACGGATCACGCTCCCATCGTCGCGTTCGGCGTACACACGGCCGATCCGCACTACGAAGTGCCGGCTTCAGGCGGTGCGGCCGCGCGCGAAGGCGATGTCATACAGCTTGATTTGTGGGCAAAAGAACGGATCGCCGACGACGGAGCGGGAAACAGAACGGCGGACGCCGCCGTATACGCGGATATTTCATGGGTCGGCATATACGGTACGCACGTACCGGCGCATATCGCGCAGCCGTTTGAAACGCTGTGCCGCGCCCGTGATTCGGTAAAAGAGCGATTGGAACGGGCCGCGGCGGAAAACAGCACCGTTACCGGCAGCGAGCTGGACGCCCTCGCCCGCTCCGTTCTGAGCGGCGGCGGATTCGCACCGTACATAAAACATCGGACCGGGCACGGTATAGACGGCCGGTGCCACGGAAGCGGCGTCAATCTCGACTCCGTCGAGTTTCCCGACACGCGCCGCATTCTGCCCGGAAGTTGCTTTTCGGTAGAACCGGGGCTGTATTTTGCCGATTTCGGCATGAGAACGGAACTCAACATATACATCACGCAGGAAGGCTTTCCCGTTATTTCAGGAATGAAATACGGCGCGCGGACAATTGAGGCGCTGCCCTCGTTCCCGCAGCGGGAGCTGCTTCTTGCAAAGGATTTCCCGAATGAAAATCATCAGTGA
- a CDS encoding non-canonical purine NTP pyrophosphatase yields the protein MKIYLASGNAHKKQEMAAIFAGHTIVIPADEGIEFDPAETGSTFMENSLIKAKALWNLVKQPVLADDSGICVDILNGVPGVYSARYAGKDRHTGTPDGRKLPQEEQNRLLLEETAEAVAARLAGTASHKGIESELRACRYVCAMILFLGPDRFYAAQETMEGTLIPSLSESRGTGGFGYDPIVILNGYGKTVAELSAEEKNRVSHRGKAGAALRKLLDDYPRGIR from the coding sequence ATGAAAATTTATTTGGCTTCGGGCAACGCGCATAAAAAACAGGAAATGGCGGCGATTTTTGCCGGACATACGATCGTAATTCCGGCGGATGAAGGAATCGAGTTCGATCCGGCGGAAACGGGCTCCACGTTTATGGAAAACAGTTTGATAAAAGCGAAAGCTTTGTGGAACTTGGTCAAACAGCCGGTTCTTGCCGATGATTCGGGGATTTGCGTCGATATACTGAACGGCGTACCCGGCGTGTATTCCGCCCGCTACGCGGGAAAAGACCGGCACACCGGCACTCCCGACGGGCGAAAACTGCCGCAGGAGGAACAGAACCGGCTCCTTTTAGAAGAAACGGCGGAAGCCGTCGCCGCGCGTCTTGCCGGAACGGCTTCGCACAAGGGAATCGAGTCGGAACTGCGCGCGTGCAGATACGTGTGCGCGATGATCCTGTTTCTCGGTCCGGACCGGTTTTACGCCGCGCAGGAAACCATGGAAGGCACGCTCATACCGTCGCTCAGCGAATCCCGCGGAACGGGTGGATTCGGTTACGATCCGATCGTAATACTGAACGGATACGGGAAAACGGTTGCGGAACTGTCCGCCGAAGAGAAAAACCGCGTTTCACACCGCGGCAAAGCGGGCGCTGCGCTGCGCAAGCTGCTCGACGATTACCCCCGCGGCATCCGCTGA
- a CDS encoding flagellar protein FlaG, with product MSVMNAIGQTLATDGRSYYNTDVTAKEKKGSAQFQNIMQDSGKVAESIVKNLAETQQDIIELQKLSDSLGREVRFKVNEELGQVVVKIVDPSTDKVIKEIPSADIQHLQIKIREAIGLLVDEQI from the coding sequence ATGAGTGTTATGAATGCTATTGGGCAGACTTTGGCAACGGATGGCCGCTCGTATTACAACACAGATGTGACAGCAAAAGAAAAAAAAGGATCCGCACAATTTCAGAATATTATGCAGGATTCGGGAAAAGTGGCTGAAAGCATTGTCAAAAATCTTGCCGAAACACAACAGGATATTATTGAACTGCAAAAACTTTCTGACTCCTTAGGCAGAGAAGTCCGCTTCAAAGTAAATGAAGAACTCGGACAAGTTGTTGTCAAGATCGTAGATCCGTCTACCGATAAGGTTATAAAGGAGATACCGTCTGCCGATATACAACATCTGCAAATCAAGATCAGGGAAGCTATCGGGCTTCTCGTAGATGAGCAGATTTAA
- a CDS encoding flagellin has translation MVINHNMSSMYANRTLGVSNAQIQGNIEKLSSGQRINKAGDDASGLAVSEKMRSQIRGLNQAERNIQNGVSFIQTTEGYLQETTDILQRVRELAVQSANGIYTDEDRMQIQVEVSQLVSEVDRIASQAQFNGMNMLTGGFAADSVSGRVMQFQIGANVDQNARVYIGTMTAQALGLSGVQGTEDSRIGIATPDAANMAISTLDSALKTVSKQRADLGAYQNRFEMAANGVAVAAENLQASESRIRDTDMASEMVDFTKNQILTQAGTAMLAQANSQSQNVLALLS, from the coding sequence ATGGTTATTAATCACAACATGAGTTCTATGTATGCTAACCGTACGCTGGGTGTTTCTAACGCACAGATCCAAGGCAACATAGAAAAACTCAGTTCTGGTCAGCGCATAAATAAAGCTGGCGACGATGCTTCGGGATTGGCCGTATCTGAAAAAATGCGGTCACAGATCCGCGGCTTGAATCAGGCTGAACGGAATATCCAAAACGGTGTTTCGTTCATTCAGACAACGGAAGGCTACCTGCAGGAAACCACAGACATTCTGCAGCGTGTCCGCGAATTGGCTGTACAGTCGGCAAACGGTATCTACACGGATGAAGATCGTATGCAGATTCAGGTTGAAGTATCCCAACTGGTTTCTGAAGTAGACCGCATCGCGAGTCAGGCACAGTTCAACGGTATGAACATGCTTACCGGCGGCTTTGCAGCAGACTCCGTATCGGGACGCGTTATGCAGTTCCAGATCGGTGCGAACGTAGACCAGAACGCACGCGTGTATATCGGCACGATGACGGCACAGGCACTCGGATTGTCCGGTGTGCAGGGAACCGAAGATTCCAGAATCGGTATCGCGACCCCCGACGCGGCCAACATGGCGATTTCTACACTCGATTCAGCCCTGAAAACTGTTTCAAAACAGCGGGCAGATTTGGGTGCATATCAGAATCGCTTTGAAATGGCTGCAAACGGCGTTGCGGTTGCAGCTGAAAATCTTCAGGCTTCCGAATCACGTATCCGCGACACGGATATGGCGTCGGAAATGGTCGATTTCACCAAGAACCAGATCCTTACACAGGCTGGTACTGCAATGTTGGCTCAGGCAAACAGCCAGTCACAGAACGTACTTGCGCTGCTGAGCTAA